A single Candidatus Sericytochromatia bacterium DNA region contains:
- a CDS encoding transketolase: protein MTADAARPEAPDALHRLAWRLRKDVLEMIAAANSGHPGGSLSAIDLITALYFGVLKHDPAQPLWAARDRFILSKGHAAPALYAVLGEAGYFDRALYPTLRQLGSPLQGHPELGKLAGVEASTGSLGQGLSIGLGMAEGARITGTQARVYVLMGDGELDEGQVWEAALYAGAKACENLTAIVDVNGLQLDDSTAGILPLEPLADKWAAFGWHVVEIDGHDFAQILAAYREAQATKGRPTVILARTVKGKGVSFMEHNNEWHGAAPSAEQLRQALAELATVTA from the coding sequence ATGACCGCCGACGCTGCTCGCCCCGAGGCCCCCGACGCCTTGCATCGCCTCGCCTGGCGCCTGCGCAAGGACGTGCTGGAGATGATTGCGGCCGCCAACTCCGGACACCCCGGGGGCTCGCTGTCTGCCATCGACTTGATCACGGCCCTGTACTTCGGCGTCCTGAAGCACGACCCCGCCCAGCCGCTTTGGGCCGCGCGTGACCGCTTCATCCTCAGCAAGGGGCACGCGGCCCCTGCACTCTACGCCGTGCTGGGCGAAGCCGGTTATTTCGACCGGGCACTTTATCCCACCCTGCGCCAGCTTGGCAGTCCGTTGCAGGGGCATCCGGAACTCGGCAAGCTGGCCGGCGTGGAAGCCTCGACGGGTTCCCTGGGGCAGGGACTTTCGATCGGCCTCGGGATGGCTGAGGGGGCCCGGATCACCGGCACGCAGGCGCGGGTGTACGTGCTGATGGGCGACGGCGAGCTGGACGAGGGACAGGTTTGGGAAGCGGCGCTGTATGCTGGGGCCAAGGCCTGCGAGAACCTGACGGCGATCGTGGACGTCAATGGCCTGCAACTGGATGACAGCACGGCCGGGATTCTCCCGCTGGAGCCGCTGGCCGACAAATGGGCCGCCTTCGGCTGGCACGTGGTCGAGATCGACGGTCACGACTTCGCCCAGATTCTGGCGGCCTACCGTGAGGCGCAGGCCACCAAGGGCCGCCCCACGGTCATTCTGGCCCGGACTGTCAAGGGCAAGGGCGTGTCCTTTATGGAGCACAACAACGAGTGGCACGGCGCCGCCCCCTCTGCGGAGCAGTTGCGTCAGGCGCTGGCAGAACTCGCGACGGTCACGGCCTGA